A single region of the Theileria annulata chromosome 4, complete sequence, *** SEQUENCING IN PROGRESS *** genome encodes:
- a CDS encoding uncharacterized protein (Tap349h10.p1c.cand.174 - score = 76.32) produces the protein MDIYTEDDFDENNPVTKANYAGVPEEEKYENFEISDEKEDFEDEDYEEDDESDLDQTSMAQVLANTSTESRCSILQEEIRLLKLENDLLISREKSLKDRVELLGKDNETLNNKVLEYEVKVSSLNKEIDLIKCRSDARQSTLENNYRELCSKIAASEDLNQKMRFDLNQQRAKNTVLEELIENKNTAIAELERRMEHLVPSTKTILRLNGEVQSDDKYKDLKYRLHATERQLDQVVTELSKVVSYNTTLNNDQDSKTSTKYLDYRALIKDYNAKSVKLKELEERISNDENKSKIATLEDNIKILNGKLAVRSMALKETERELKEFYSKQLDDLKTNISEHKQIIDSKVQELNVYKDRIESMKQELDLKNKSIIDKNDALNREKSQNHEIFLENESLKRKINEYLDQIRSLNMEKQVLLDREATHMAEFKNYSNETDLKLKKMELVLRHTQQMNNKTNSTQNEEKDKNDYSEFKNELLEQFTEIKQLLNTLERSKKEHQQNNNLILTLRHQNDTAMTALREENKNALNSFSEKNNATLSELKQQNMNLVTTVTDNVNQVLYSLNNNSENLLKEIKSQLESLKEELRTNEAEKFVPETPTKTPNLDEGNVESSDDPLPEKYNKLKEAFKETTTTLLRKEKVLIDSLKKTVLECHTYKMKLDELTNSSSHPEDNFHSVKSSLKCSCKDLVKRDSETKVKNCWCRFKNFSNLRRALSRKAMLRESEVLESFEKPKVKRRTRQSDNLE, from the coding sequence ATGGATATATACACAGAAGACGATTTCGACGAAAACAACCCCGTCACTAAAGCAAACTACGCTGGTGTACCGGAAGAAGAAAAGTACGAAAATTTCGAAATAAGTGACGAAAAAGAGGATTTCGAAGACGAAGATtatgaagaagatgatgaatCTGATCTGGACCAGACCTCAATGGCCCAAGTCCTGGCAAACACGTCGACAGAGTCGCGTTGTAGCATATTACAGGAAGAAATCAGATTGTTGAAGCTGGAAAATGATTTGTTGATCTCGAGAGAAAAATCGCTAAAAGATAGAGTGGAGCTCTTGGGAAAAGATAACGAAACACTGAACAACAAGGTCCTGGAGTACGAAGTGAAGGTGTCGTCATTAAATAAGGAAATTGACCTGATAAAGTGTCGCTCCGACGCACGGCAATCGACGCTGGAGAATAATTATAGAGAATTGTGCTCAAAAATCGCAGCAAGTGAAGATTTGAACCAGAAGATGAGGTTCGACCTGAACCAGCAGAGAGCAAAAAACACAGTCCTGGAGGAATTgatagaaaataaaaatacagCAATAGCTGAATTAGAAAGAAGAATGGAACATTTGGTACCTTCAACAAAAACTATACTAAGACTGAACGGAGAAGTACAGTCAGATGATAAGTACAAAGATCTCAAGTATAGACTACACGCAACAGAAAGACAACTTGACCAAGTTGTTACAGAACTCTCGAAAGTTGTATCATACAACACTACCCTTAATAACGACCAAGATTCAAAAACCAGTACCAAATACCTTGACTACAGGGCGCTGATAAAAGATTATAACGCAAAATCTGTAAAACTAAAAGAGTTGGAAGAGAGAATCTCAAATGACGAAAACAAGTCAAAAATCGCTACGTTGGAGGATAATATTAAGATATTGAATGGGAAATTGGCTGTAAGATCAATGGCACTCAAGGAAACGGAAAGAGAACTCAAGGAGTTTTATTCCAAACAGCTTgatgatttaaaaacaaatatatcTGAGCATAAACAAATAATCGATTCGAAAGTGCAAGAATTAAACGTATATAAAGATAGAATAGAGTCGATGAAGCAGGAACTGGACTTGAAAAACAAGTCCATTATTGATAAGAACGATGCTCTAAACAGAGAAAAATCGCAAAACCACGAGATTTTCCTGGAAAACGAGTCACTGAAGAGGAAAATCAACGAATATTTGGATCAAATTCGATCACTGAATATGGAGAAGCAAGTTCTTCTGGACAGAGAAGCAACCCATATGGCTGAGTTTAAGAACTATTCAAATGAAACTGACTTGAAACTAAAAAAGATGGAGTTAGTTCTCAGGCACACTCAGCagatgaataataaaacaaactCGACTcaaaatgaagaaaaggATAAGAATGACTACTCTGAATTCAAGAACGAGTTGTTGGAGCAATTTACTGAGATCAAGCAGCTTCTGAACACACTCGAAAGATCCAAAAAGGAGCACCAACAAAACAATAACTTAATTTTGACATTAAGACACCAGAACGATACTGCAATGACTGCGCTGAGGGAAGAGAATAAAAATGCACTCAACTCATTCTCAGAGAAGAACAACGCGACCCTCAGTGAGCTGAAGCAACAGAACATGAATTTGGTTACAACGGTGACAGATAATGTGAACCAGGTCCTATATTCACTTAATAACAATAGCGAAAACTTATTGAAAGAAATAAAGTCGCAGCTGGAGTCACTTAAAGAAGAACTTAGAACCAATGAGGCTGAGAAATTTGTACCAGAAACTCCAACAAAAACGCCAAATTTAGATGAGGGTAACGTTGAGAGTTCTGACGACCCTTTGCCTgaaaaatacaataaaCTTAAGGAGGCATTTAAGGAAACGACTACAACGCTTCTGAGAAAGGAGAAGGTTCTGATAGATTCGCTTAAAAAGACTGTTCTGGAGTGCCACACCTATAAGATGAAGCTTGACGAGCTGACGAACTCTAGCTCCCACCCTgaagataattttcattCAGTTAAATCATCCCTAAAATGCAGCTGTAAAGATTTGGTAAAGCGAGATTCTGAAACGAAGGTCAAAAACTGTTGGTGCAGGTTCAAAAACTTCAGTAATCTCAGAAGAGCATTATCGAGGAAGGCGATGCTGAGGGAGTCTGAAGTTTTGGAATCTTTTGAGAAACCAAAAGTTAAGCGTCGAACTCGACAATCtgataatttagaataa